A region of the Campylobacter subantarcticus LMG 24377 genome:
CCAAGGCTTGAATTTCTTATAACCTTATCTTCATATAAACTAGCATTGATAACTATATTAAAAGCATAATCAGGATTTTCATTATTTATAATATATCCTTTACTTTGAAGCAATGCTTTACTATCTTCTAAAAGTTGTTTTTTGAGTAATTCTAAGCTTTTATTGATTCTTTGATTTAGAGTAGATTGTTCAAAATATGAACTATAAAAAGTATTTTTTATAATTTCTATATCATTGACTTTGACTTTAGGACTATTAGCATTTGTGTAGTTGTGTTCTTCAAAAGTACTTTTAAAATTCGGCATAGAAATATAATAAGTTTTTTGATTACTAGTACAAGCACTTAAAAATAAAATTATGCTAAAAAATAATAATATTTTTCTCATTTTTTCTCCTTGTGATTTTTATAATTATAACAATTTTTTGCTATATTATATGTTTTATAATAAGGGTTTTTTATGGAATTTTGGCAAAATATTTATACAAATTTTGATGTAGTAGCTTTTGGAATTTTTGGTTTAAAAGTACATTGGTATGGCATTATGTATGTGCTAGCCTTACTTATTGCTTTAATGGTTGCAAAATACTATGCGATTAAAGACAATATGGGAATTTCTAAAGCTATGCTTGATAGCTATTTTATATGGGTAGAAATAGGAGTGATTCTAGGTGCAAGAATAGGTTATATTTTAATTTATGATGCGCACACTTTATGGTATCTTACTCATCCTTGGCAAATTTTTAATCCCTTTTATAATGGAGAGTTTGTAGGAATTAGAGGTATGAGTTACCATGGTGCTGTTATAGGATTTTTAATAGCAACTTATATTTTTTGTAAAAAAAATAAGCAAAATTTATGGAAATATCTTGATTTAGTAGCTATTAGTGTGCCATGTGGATATGTTTTTGGTCGTATTGGAAATTTTTTAAACCAAG
Encoded here:
- the lgt gene encoding prolipoprotein diacylglyceryl transferase; this encodes MEFWQNIYTNFDVVAFGIFGLKVHWYGIMYVLALLIALMVAKYYAIKDNMGISKAMLDSYFIWVEIGVILGARIGYILIYDAHTLWYLTHPWQIFNPFYNGEFVGIRGMSYHGAVIGFLIATYIFCKKNKQNLWKYLDLVAISVPCGYVFGRIGNFLNQELFGRVTEVPWGIYVDGILRHPSQLYEAFLEGFAVFVILLLIKKYKKYNGELIVYYTILYALARFVCEFYREPDYGIGFIAFGMSMGQILSLLMFLLGLFISFYLRNIKKNL